A genomic segment from Pseudoxanthomonas sp. CF385 encodes:
- the oleD gene encoding 2-alkyl-3-oxoalkanoate reductase, which produces MKILVTGGGGFLGQALCRGLVERGHEVISLNRGYYPVLRELGVGQVQGDLADAHAVRHAADGVDAVFHNAAKAGAWGSYRSYHDANVVGTQNVLDACRAQGIGRLVYTSTPSVTHRATHPVEGGTADSVPYGEGFKAPYATTKTIAEKAVLAANDASLATVALRPRLIWGPGDHQILPRLVSRARTGRLRIVGSGENHVDTTYIDNAAQAHFDAFDHLAPGAACAGKAYFISNGEPWPMRKLLNALLETAGAPRVDKHLSFKAAYRVGAVCETLWTVLPLKGEPPMTRFLAEQLATAHWYDMAPARRDFGYVPRVSMDEGFARLQAWLRDHPV; this is translated from the coding sequence ATGAAGATCCTCGTCACCGGCGGCGGTGGTTTCCTCGGCCAGGCGCTGTGCCGCGGCCTGGTCGAACGCGGGCACGAGGTGATCAGCCTCAACCGCGGCTACTACCCGGTGCTGCGCGAACTCGGCGTGGGCCAGGTGCAGGGCGATCTCGCCGATGCGCATGCGGTGCGGCACGCGGCCGACGGCGTGGACGCGGTCTTCCACAACGCGGCCAAGGCCGGCGCCTGGGGCAGTTACCGCAGCTACCACGACGCCAACGTGGTCGGCACGCAGAACGTGCTGGATGCGTGCCGCGCGCAGGGCATCGGCCGGCTGGTCTACACCTCCACGCCCAGCGTGACCCATCGCGCCACCCACCCCGTGGAAGGCGGCACGGCCGACAGCGTGCCGTACGGCGAAGGCTTCAAGGCGCCGTATGCGACGACCAAGACGATCGCGGAAAAAGCCGTGCTCGCCGCCAACGACGCCAGCCTGGCCACGGTGGCACTGCGCCCGCGGCTGATCTGGGGCCCCGGCGACCACCAGATCCTCCCGCGCCTGGTGTCGCGCGCACGCACCGGCCGCCTGCGCATCGTCGGCAGCGGCGAGAACCACGTCGACACGACCTACATCGACAATGCCGCGCAGGCGCACTTCGATGCCTTCGATCACCTCGCGCCCGGCGCCGCCTGCGCGGGCAAGGCGTACTTCATTTCCAACGGCGAGCCGTGGCCGATGCGCAAGCTGCTCAATGCGCTGCTGGAAACGGCCGGCGCGCCGCGCGTGGACAAGCATCTGTCGTTCAAGGCCGCCTACCGCGTCGGCGCCGTATGCGAAACGTTGTGGACGGTGCTGCCGCTGAAGGGCGAGCCGCCGATGACGCGCTTCCTCGCCGAACAGCTGGCGACCGCGCACTGGTACGACATGGCGCCGGCGCGCCGCGATTTCGGCTACGTGCCTCGCGTGTCGATGGACGAAGGCTTCGCGCGCCTGCAGGCCTGGTTGCGCGACCATCCCGTCTGA